The Carassius auratus strain Wakin chromosome 19, ASM336829v1, whole genome shotgun sequence genomic sequence CAACATACAGCACTCACCCttcttttatgcatttatacataAGATTCAAATCAGATTTGTAAGAGTTTAATATAAATGGTTTTTTTTGTGGTAAACTTTAACAGTTTGTTAGAGTAGATAATCGTTGTTCTCGTCGGTCATATTGTTGATATTGATCAGTTTTCTGCAAATCGGTCACATAATTAATTGATCCAGGAGTCATTGTGGTTGTTAATGGagaggtttttttgttttgttttttaaatgcagcttaaTTTCTTGTAACGTTGTGGCAATGGTAACAAGGGCACAAAATGCTTTGGTTTGTCCacttaatctttttttgtttttgttttaactgATCAAATATTGAGTTTTAGCTCATTTCTGTACCAAGTTAATGGGGGGGGGGTGGAGTGACAATTCGGAACTTTTTTGGGGGAAATCTTAGCAATGTTCCGCAGTTATATGAATTTTACACTTATAGTGTGTTTATTacttctgtgtgtgtatatgaactTGAATCTATAATATAAATCTGAATGAATTTTCTCTTTTGCTTATTAAAAATAGGACACCATACATTAAGTCACACGAGCATAAGCACTGCCTTTGGACTGAACAGCAACGATGGTGCAGTCTGAAGGGTCTCCAGCGCGCACGCCTCGTCGGGGGGCCGCTCTGCAAAAACCCTTTTGTAATAAACCATCCGTAAAGCAGCAGGTTTGCTATGAATGAGTTTGAGCACCAGCCTGTCGTTGGCGTGGACGCTGGTCCCATGAAAGAAGAACAGGGAGTGGGCAAGGGCATCACATGCAATAAATTGAATTTACACGTTGAATGCTAAATGGGTTACTcgatgtcacagcttccagagaATAACGCATTTAAGTAGAGTGAGTGTTCTTTTTAGGCATTTTCACGAAATTGTTACATGACATTTAATTCCAGTTTGTATCATGATATCATTGCAAAGCAATATAACCCAAAATCTAGAACAATTTAAAAGCTGTAATCCTTTTTTGTCGATGTGGCTGTTTGTTGGATTCCTGTTGCCATTTGTGTTTATGTACTTATTTTGCTTGTATCAATCAGTGGGAATGTGCATATGGTGGACTAGCTCTTTAGGCTATGTGGAAAATTTTCTAATTTAAACCGTGCTCGCCTGCATGCCAGAGTATTGTTCTAATctcttataaaatatttattatggcgcagtttttttttttttttttgcgtaaatTAATACAGTGAGACTGTTTTGAGTAGCGATGTTGTCCGGTCTCTTTTACAGGATTTAAAAATTCTCCAGAAATGTCAGTAACTTAGGGATAGATTCGGGGGCTGAAGGGGTGTGGTTGTCGGTCTTTGGGAGCTCCAACTCAAACGAGGTACTTTCTTCAATCACTGGGCCACTTAGACTGACTTCCTCACCCTTTCTTTCCGTCCTCATTCCGAAGAGGGGCCCTTTTACCCACTGTCTTGTTCCTTCTCTGCTCTCTGGCTCTCCAGTGCTGTGGCGCCGCCCTGGTGGCACCTCCACACATGCATTTCCTCTCTGCATGTGGTTGGCCCCAAGGGTCCACTGTACAAGGATTAcctctttaaactttttttaaaccgTTCTCTGTCCCGATTTAAAGagagcatgatttttttttaaattcctatTTGATATATATGGCtttgttatttgaaaaatgtgtattgtaatttaagtttttgtttcTCTTACTGGTGTGTAGCTTTTTTGTGCTGTCCTATTCTCGTGTTCAGAGCTGTGTGAACCGTCCGATAGCAATAGGGGCACTTTCTTTGACCTGCTGGGGAAGGCTCAGGACTCCTGTAGCTTCTCCTATCCGAGTGCCCCGTCAGTTGCTGTACTGCTTTGTGACatttttaacccccccccccccccccttttttttttagcctgcAGGGAATATTTGTGTTATTGTGCAAAGTAATAAATTGGTATTTTATGCCTATAACACACACCTCGGTCTCCTGTCATTACTGAGGTTCAAGAAAGGAAACCTTAAGTCTAGTTTTATTgatatattgattttattgatatatttattaatatatataatcaatGGAATGTTTTTAGAAATGGCTTACATTTAAATCCACTAGATGGCAACACTTACTTAGATCTTCAAGGTAAACAACTTCACTGTTGTGATGCAGCACTATTCAGCTTAAATAGTTTTCCTTGCTAAATGTTTATGAATGCATTTCATATATTGATGTATTAATGGAACAGAACAACATTTAAATTCCCAGAAAATCTTAGCAGCTTTGGTCACCATTGATGTTTATCATGTGGTAAAGTGCAGCTTGGATGCTCTACTTCAAAcaactccttttgtgttccacagtaaATAGTAATTTATTAAGATTAAAATGATTCCCCCCGCCACACACAcccacaattaatttatttatttttgaaagtcattTGTGAAGTGTATATACTAATGGATACTTACAGATCAGCTGTTGATATTAAGGTGTTCACATTTCTTTATTATACAGTTTGCCTTTTTAAAAGCTGCATTCTTGAATGAATTCTACTTGAGCTTCATTGTGGGCCATCAGTCATtcgtctgctctctctctctctctcttttgtgtaTACACTCTCTCATTTACTATGTCCTGTGCTGTTGTCATGACCACTGTTGCCAAGGAGAGGCAGCCACAAGAGAAAGGAAACTAAAGCCAGTGATCTTGTAGCCGTAATATTTAATTCATCACCTTAGACGCTAACGCTTGCATGTTATTGAGCAGAATGAAACAAAGGAACTGGGCAAAACgacaaaaaaacacaaagccTTTGGAAACATCTTAGTAGTAGTTGCTTAATTCTCTTAATGTAAGTTACAGTTTATAtagaccaaaaataaataaacttacaaCACCATCGATTCATCTTAAATCACCTTGCAAGGTAACCTTATATTGCTGTAATTTGATCATTTGTACCTTTTGTAAAATATCCCTTTACAACTTGACAGCCATGTCAATTCGCACTTCTGCCTAAAATGCTGTTACACTGAGAGTGCTTTTGAGAAGACGTGCATTACTGATGTTCTCCATcacaaaaaaaggacaaacataCTGTTTCAAAGTGTGAGAATTTTGGTGTTAGTCATCACAGTCGCCCTCAGAAATGCCCACAACCGCAAACATCCTCACAAGCCTACTCTTTTAAAGCAATTTCTATGTCTAATTAGGGGAATGGCAAACACTCTTTTGTAGCCTTTCAAAAGCAATGAATGCTTTGAGACGTATCGTTGATGGCCCCTAGATCGTCTTTGTGTTAACTGATCCACTAGCAGACACCACTCTTGCCCTCCATCCTCTGTCTCACTCCATTTCCCTTTATATCCTGTCATCCATTTGTTTTCCTTTCAGGATGAGAGTGGCTTTGCTCAACAGTGTTTCTAAAGATTGATGATAGAAGCACACTTGAAACACCTCTGTTGCTACCCAGTCCGGTGTTGCCTTACCCGAACAGGTCACACCAATTGAATTTGATACTGTGACGTAGATGCAGTGGCTGTCAAAGATGGATTACTTCCAAGCACCCACGAATGTCAAACAGAACCTAAACAAGAGTCTGAATGATGGCAAAGGCCCTCGTAAATTATCCAACAGTTCGGCCCACCCAATAAGCGATTTGTACTCTGACAGAAACCAACCAACCCGTGAAGGTTTTGTTGCAGGGATGAGGATGCTGCTTTTGTCTTTGTCTATGTGGCCTGAAGCACAGCACCCTTTTTTGTGTCTGCTTTTGATATGACGAGCATCCAACCTAAAGAGCTTAAGAGGACAACGTATTTACTTTTGGCTTCTATCGGCACAGGTGTCACAtctgaagaactttttttttaacttcacaCGAAACTGTTGGATAATTTACGAGGGCCTTTGCCATCATTCAGACTCTTGTTTAGGTTCTGTTTGACATTCGTGGGTGCTTGGAAGTAATCCATCTTTGACAGCCACTGCATCTACGTCACAGTATCAAATTCAATTGGTGTGACCTGTTCGGGTAAGGCAACACCGGACTGGGTAGCAACAGAGACACATGTCCCAGTGATAAGAGCAGATCTTTCTTTACCGAGAAGACATACTAAGTCCACCACACATTAGAGTGGTGCGAGACCAACTTCTACCCTCCGGACGTAGCCTGTGATGGTGGGACTCTCACTGAAGTTCAGTCAATCCCATATGGGTGAGTTAAGACAAGTGGCAGCAGTTCTTCAATTATTCATCACTTCAAAGGAAGACCAGGCGAAAGTGTACACTACTGTCTGAGAAACCAAAAGACAGACTAGAACGTGGCTGAACAAAACTTGGTTCCAAGAATTTTGAAAGACAAATCCTAAGAGGTCTGGCAAGGATCTTAGACTTCTCGCAGAAGATTGGGACCAAATAACAGACTAGAACAAAACTTTGCTCTGAGAATTTAAAGACACTCCGAGAAGTCCAGCAAGGAACTTTGAAGGGGGACACGAGGTGGACTGACAAACATACAGTAAGACCAGAAGAAGGACAGACCAAGTCTTCTTACTGAGGATTGGCAAACGTGCCAACCTCTTTGTGCAAGGAGGGCTGAAGCTATTATCTATAGTTGGAGCATCTGCAAGCGGAAAAGTGTCGTCGAGTTTGTGGCCCGAGGAGGCGTGGTACTCAGAGGGTGGTGAGATGGTGAACACAGGTATGCAGCTGATCAGCTTCACCTTTGCTGTGACAGGCTGGGTGATGGCTATAGCAGTGACCGCACTGCCCCAGTGGAAGGTCACGGCCTTCATAGGCAGCAACATCTTGACCTCCGAAATTATTTGGCAGGGGATCTGGATGAACTGCATCTACCAGACCACCGGCCATATGCAGTGTAAGACCTACGACTCCATGCTAGCTCTACCGCCTGATATCCAAGCAGCACGAGCGCTGATGTGCATTGCTATCTTCTTGGGCTGGTTGTCCTGCACCGTTTCTTGCTGTGGAATGAAGTGCACCACCTGTGCCGGGGACGATCGCCATGCCAAGGCTGGCATAGCGCTGTCCGGTGGGGTGCTCTTCATCCTGACGGGCCTGTGCGTCCTAGTGCCGGTTTCCTGGACAGCAAACACTGTGGTGCAGGACTTCTACAACCCCAATGTTCCCCTCCAGCACAAGCAGGAGCTGGGTCAGGCCATTTACCTGGGATGGGCGGCAGCAGTGATTCTTATGATCAGTGGGGCAGTGCTGAGCAGTACCTGCCCACACATCGAGAGAGGAGGGTACAGACATGGATACATAGGCCGCAGTTTTGCAAACTCCAGGCCTTCTGCTCCTGATCTGCCGAAGCCAATTATCACCAGTACCCAGCCTCTTAAGGCGTATGTATGATAGagataaaaaatgaaagaaaatgtggGAAGGTTTGGCTAAACGGATAATGATTAAAGGTGCACTCAGTGATTTCTGTTTCAATGGACGGATGCATTCTGTGTTACTGTCAATCTGATGATCATGGCCATATTTGCCATTTAAAATCCCATTTATCTGCTTTTTCTGTCATTTATTGTATATCGGACACATGTTGGTGCTGTTCACTCCAGCTCCTTTGTTAAATTGTCTGTAATATACAGattgtatttattgttatattgtttggtttgcttttgtttagatgtgtttttgtgtttttatgtttatgtatgtaaaGCACCACTAGTGGCACCAAAATTGAATTATAATTTGCTATTTGTTCAGTGGAAAATTGGCAAAACCAGTGCTGTGAGTTGAACTATTAGTTAgtcagtggtaaaaaaaaaaaaattaacaaaaaaagagtATTTGAAAACTTTGTAATAAATTCTGAGTGCACCTTTAATTCAAGACAATCTGGTATCTAGAATTTGAAGCAAAGTGTATTAGTAATATTTGTGGTAGTATTGCAGTGGGTCTACGGTTTTCAGAAACATCCCTTTCCCTTGCTGCTTGTCACTCAGTCTGCCTATTAGTGTATTTTCTCATATGAaggcatttagattttttttttgtccagtagTATTAACTGTGGGCTAACTGAAGTCTTAGGTCCATTTAAAAGtggctttttcatttattttttttggaaatggtAATCTATCTTCTGTTTTGTAGACAACTGACAGCACACCCTGCTGTCCTTAGAAACAGTACACCCACTTCTAGTATGTTGGATTGATgtgttcattgtgttttctctgtatctatttattaaaattgtaaacttTAACCatttgtggaaaaaataaaaacgaagTGTGATGTGACATTCTAAGACAAGAGTGCATTTgttttatcaatatatatataaaaatacataaattaaataaccacatttattaaaacagaccACAGCTCTTACAATGATGCTAATATTCAGTCTTTGGCAAGTCAATGCCCAtcacaaaactaaattaatcCAGGAGTCTTGAGGTCCAACATTACTATACAGCTGTCCCTTTTTAAGGATTCTTCTTTGCCAACTGAGAACAACAGCCAACACAGGATATGGAAATGACTGGATAAATAGCTGACATTCATTCAGTCTCCATGAAAAATGAAACTTGACACAATGCATCTAAAACACAGAAacataaatgaacacaaaatatataattagagaccaaaatctgtcattttactgTTGTATATAATTGTACATATCACATGTACATACATTCTAATGTATAATTCTTATCAAATGTCACACAACAAACAAAATCTATGATTAATAGATGCAGCCAAACTATTACACAGTATCAAATCCTCTATTTACACCTGGTATCGTTATATTAGATGTGTTTTATTATTGCCACTTGTGATAAGAAGGGAGCATCACAAAATGTTCTGGACCGCTGTTTACATGTGTGTTTAGTTCCAACCACTTGTAATCAGATCACCCAAGACAGACATTAATACCAGATGAAAATGGGGCCAAAGAGTGTAACCTTATCTACACTAGGAAAAGAGGAAATACCTGCAATTCTCTCCTCTCCACTAGCTGAATGCAGAGATTCCCATCTCTTTGGTGCCGTTTCCATTAACGTAAGGTCACTGGGTATCAGCGCCTGCAGGAGGTTCCTTCTCTGCACTAATCTGACCAAATGAATTTAGGATTCATTGCAAGACACTGCATGTAACAAACTCACAGAGAGATGAAGTATCATATTGATGTCAACAGTGGTCATGATGAGGAATGAGACGTAAAGGATACTGTAGGCGGTAACAGCGATCTGCATCTTGAAGCCACTCTAACATATCTGAGATGGAGGGACAGATGGCTGATCTGGACACACATCCAGCAATGTCAAGAGTGTCTGTGTTCTTCTCATAGAACTGGAAAACAGCAGACACCTGTTGACTGATGGCATCTCGCAGCCTCTGAAGAGCATCCCTAGAAATAAAGACCAAATGAAGCATTGTTTTTATGTACATTAAAATGACAATCAAACAGTACTTACATTTTCTCAGCTAGCTTCCCCAGAACTGCATCCACAGCCAGTGACAGTTTGTAATGAAGGCGTTCTTGTAAACTCGGGAAATTGGCAAGAGGTGTATTTGCAATCTGAACGTTTTTCAGTGCCTTCAGTTGCACTGCAAGGTTTCCAAGAGAGCTCATGAGAGGTTTACATTCAGCTAATTCACTGTCCCAAACGCTTTTATTCGCTATTAGcgtttcaaagcattttttgaGCTGTTGGTGCAATGATAATAAAACAGCActggacattttattttattattttcaaatccTTTTCAGTGACAGAACTTGAGAAACACTGTGAACGACGTTcttttacattcatatatatatatagattcataTACCTATACTAAATGCATCTATTTCAAAGATTTAATATATTAATCAgactatgaaaatatttaaatatgtctgATAAACTACAAATCACATCTGTGAGAGCGAATAAATAGTTCTGTTTCCATCGTAAAAGTACATGTGATAACTGCGAGGCGCTCCTTCCGGGAACAGGCATCACCCAATCCGCTTGTTTCTTCTTTAGCCGTGCGAGTAAAACACTTAACCATTGGTCAGACTCTTCGTTTAAGAAAGGCGATATCTTATTGGTCAGAGCACGAAGCGACATGCATGCTGATTGGCTTACTGGCGTAGTAGCGTTAATTTGAAAAGGCTCTTCCTAACTGCCGAGGTCCGCAACAGTGAGAAACACAGTTTCGACGTAGACCGGGTTATTAGAGTAAGAAAAACAGAAATgctctttttaaaaaattaactaGATATGTACCCAGTACTAATATATATAAGCGTAATCGCCGTGGGGTTGAAGAAATGTATCGTCTTTGTTTTTCAGGTTCATCATGGCACCGAGAAAACGCACCCAGAATGCTAAAAACAAGAAGAATCCCAAAACACCGAAACTGGAAGCTTTTCTGCTTGATTTTGACGATGAAGGTAAACTTTGTCGCTAGTGTCTGAATACTAtttttttcgtgtgtgtgtgtccatgcgtTGAAAGCTTCACTCTCTGTAGTTCATACCATTGTTGAACGACTGAAGGAGAAGACGAACAATCTTCTGAAAGATGCAGACAACCTTTACAAGACCGCTCTGATAAAGCTTCCCATGGCAGTGAGGAAACTGAACTGGATCGAGTACTGCAGTAAGGATTTTCCTCTTTGTTTATGTCATTTGTGATCATGTGTGTTTTTTGACAAATGGTCGATGTAGCCTTTGTTAATATGGGGTAAAATAGCATAGGAAGGAAAACCTATCTCACATGCTTTGGTATTGTCTCATGGTTCTTATTTTAAACTTCAGATATAGAGAAGCCAAAGTCCCCAGTGGATGATTCAAAGGTACTTGCATTAAACATGTTTGTTCGTCCATATGTTTACATGTTGTTAAATCAGTGAATGTTGGTCTTGATTTAAATTGTTCTCTCTCTGATCAGGTGAGGGAGGAAGCTGCTCAAGTTGAGCTTGCGATTGCCGAAAATCATGTAATTCCGAAGTTTGCTGCCAAAGGTACAtttagcatttttacattttgcctGTCAGTTTGTAAAACCTTCTTGTATTTTCAAAACTAACCTTCCAATTTTATCTCATTTACAGAAGCCAAGAGTGGTGCAAACTCAGAAGATGAAAACGTGGCGCCCCTTAAGTCTGCTGTCAAAAAGGTTTGTGGTAGTATGGTCTTTGAAATCTACTTAGTAGGACATTCAAATCATGTTGAAGTTAATTTATTGACAAAGATAAGCATGTGTGATTGCAATATCTGTCtagcagtggaaaaaaaaaaaattttaaacctCGACTTTTGAGGGCAGTGTGGTTCATGTTTACTTTGActtttacatgtatgcatttggtggaggcttttatccaaagcaacttacatggCATTTGTCAGTATACACTGTATCGTTTCAAGTATTTTCCATGCATAACCTTTATGTTGCTAGTGCCATATTCTATTGTTTGAGCTAcggttatgttaaataaaatgtgtataggAGCCTGACTCCCTTTCTCTCATTCATATGTCTAATGTAGAAGAAAGTATCAAAGAAGGCCCCTTCTACCTCAAAGAAGGCCAGAGCTCTCTCCATCAGCAAACAGAGTAACACCATCCAAAGGTAAAGAAAACGTACAATCACCTAAAATTAAACACAGATTTTGTCCTAACAGTGTTCTCTCACAGCATCCCAATATTTGGAATCCATATTTGCTTTTTGTACATAGGTCTACAAGAAAGCCTCTGATCACCCCTGCTAGAAGTTTACTTGAGTCTTCAATCATTGGCGCCACTCCGCTTATCACACCACGCTTTGACCCAAGGTAAATGCTTACACATAACATTATGTGGCTTTGGTTTGTGACTTGCTTGAATATtcataactttttaataatttattgacttTCACAAATggcacatttacaaaaaaaaaaattatatctacaAAATCCCatttaagtataataaaatagaTCTAGAATTACATAGTCCCCATCTATGAAATGTAAACACAATTTTTGCACCCGTAAGGTCAAAATAATTAAAGGTTTTCCAAGCTCATCCGATTGATGACCTTTTTCTAAGGGCCATTTGTGTAaatttcttttctatttgtcATCAGATTGCCCAAGACTCCAGCACTGAGGCTTCCACATCACAGGGAGAAGGTGTACAGCATGTCTGTTAATGGCTCCCCTATTGTTGGCAGTGGAGAGGACATTGTCATCAGTGTCCCCCTCGGAAACGGAGAGGTGGGTGATCTGCTGCCGCTACTAATGAAGTAAAACACATTGTGTATGTATGCATACATGACATGTTTCTTTATCATTTCAGTGCATTCAGCTGCTGGCCAGTGAGATGGACTCTGTGGATCTGAGTCAGCTGGATGAGAAGGCCTTGCGCAGTATCAGAAACCTGCAGGTATGTGTTGCTGTCACTTTTCATGAGGTCATATTGGTATTCCCATAcattccattgaattaataggaaatcgTATGAATTGAATGAGAAATCCACCTAACAAGTCAGTGTTTTTAAATCTGAAGTACCCCTGTATATTTGTACAATGCAGACACCCTCTGCATGTAAACGGTTATTTGTTTAATGTCGAGAGTTTCCCCTGCTAATTAGTTATGTTCATGTAGATTACAGTAGTGAACATCagatgaacatgataaacatcagatggACGAGATCCTCAATACATGTATAacaaatgacaaagtgctcattctgaaatctgaataaagatatgctttgaatatattttgatatagaaAATTTAACATGGAAACGCTAATGCTAGTAGAACGCCAAATTTGTGTGATCTCGGAGTCTGCAATAgattattcagagaaataactgccTACATACAGTACGGACTTAAAAGCATGAAACTAATCCAGTGTGACTGATTCGCTTCAGATCGGGTGATTTTAGGTCAGCGGTTTGCTTGTGCCTCAATGGTTCTTTCTGCCGGTAGGGAATAGTAAGATGTTTGCAGTTTAGAATGcaatgagcgatccagtcattaTATATACACGGTAGATCAGTGGTGATGTGTTAATTCTAACTTCTAAGAAagcatggctttttttttttttactgaattgattttaaattaaatttactttAACAGTTTTTATAGTGATGCCACCTTCTaaatcagaataaaataaaataacgtttgttttgtttttcccccaaTGCAGAATCGTCTCACAACTCTGTGTGGAACAAAGTAAACGCACCGTCTCCAGTTCTGTGCAGCACACTGCATTCTAATCTCACTTCAAACTATCAGCAttgattattagtttttattttgtattataacaGTGTagattttactttttactttcatGCTTATGTGCTGTAATTTCATTCCCATTAACTTTTAAaaggtaaatgtaaataatataagtGGTGGTCATAATCTGTGTTGTGAAGCCTTTTGTAAATATGACTCTTAAATCCCATGATTCCACATCCCCGATGTCTCTTGCTTTTCCTTGtccttttgtttttttgagtttttttttttttttttttttttttttggtggataaTTAATCCACCATTAATAAGTATATGGTAACCAGTAGGTGTCAAGCTCTATATAAACAAGAAAGGAATAAAAGCCAAAAAAGCTGTATGAtggcaaaggggaaaaaaaatagtCAATAGTGTGGTGTAGTAACTGATTACAGAATCAGATTTAGATTCAGATTAAAGTCCATAATAAGATTCCAAAAATGTTGTGCTTGTAATTAgagtatattataatttaaagtgcTTCTAATCAGATTATAGTTACTTCTGTGGATTACATATTCATACAGTGGCAGTAAATTATGGATGTCTGTACAAAAATGTTTCACACCTGAAAGACTTTGGGGgtgtcattgttttcatgtttctAAATGTTTAATGCAGGACTTCCCTAACGTTGGCAACTCTTAAAAGATTAGAagataatatttcaaaaatgtaacaatatatttgcatgtttacagttttctgatgttggttaatggcAACAATaccatgcaggtaaacaaatacaatatttacaTTAACAGTGTTCAAGAGTTTTTGAactacttttatttaaaattatgatttCCGTATTTCCAATTCACTCTCTATTGACTAATACATTTTCTGATgttgattgcaaaaaaaaaaaaaaagtttttgtcaaTATGTTTAAATCAAGTTTGataaagtaatctaaaagtagtcaATTACATAACCTAAAATAAGTTTGGGTTACTAACTACAGAATTCTTAATGCAATCCGTAATgggataattgtttttttataatctaCCCAGCTCTAATCTCTGATATTTCAGTCATAGTCAAATGATTGGTGAAAAGAATCTTAAGTTacatacacatttaaaacaaacatagaCAACAACCTAGATTAAAATAGAACATGGAATGCAGTTGATAATATATTTAGcaacagaaattttttttttttttccaacttaaaatatttctaaagttGTCTATATGTATGTCTATGTATACTATAGTGCAGTTTGTAGGTAGTTCTCATGTTGGATACCTGGCCCGCAGGATGCTTTTCACCGGCacgtttaaatgtgtgtgtgtgtgtctatatatgtatatgtgagaATTATAAATCTAGTAATTCAGGAGAGGAATTTCTGATGTGTTCTAAAGGATTTCTTTAAATTAACATCTTAGAAATACAGAAGTCATCTGTTCTACAGTATTAAACTAGCTTGCCCTCTGCTGGTTGCAGTATAAAACATTGATGACAGGTGGACTGACTGAGGACAAGTTTAAAATGAAATTGGCtcaatgattataaaaaaataaataaaacactgccaGTCCTTCTAGCTGCTGCCTGAAGCCAGCTGGAGAAAACATGGACTGAATGACTGTGAATAGCTGTCTTGAGTCATGACAAATAGAAAGCCAATAGGCCTATGTTCTGTGAAATAAAGTGGAGTATGTTCTCTCTAATATCCATGAGCATGTTAGTTTCATTATTGTTAAAACTGAACaggaaaatttaaatttttgaagtTTAATTATTGAATGTAtgaattaatgtatttgtttgtttattcattgtaGTCTGTTGTATATTGCTCTCTCCTAAACAATCAATCAAACCAAGTTTtctgtataaatgtaaatatatttttaacacatatcccttatatatataaaatcataattctattatatataagtattattaattttaaaaattatacttctatttcatttgattaattttcgTTCCTGAATATGTGACATCCGCTGGGTTACCAGTGTTTGTACGTCGCTAGAGGGCAGTGCGCACATATCCAAACAACACTATTGTGCAGAGAATCGTCCAAGGACAAAACAGAACAGCTGACTGCTGCACCTTTCCAAAGATCTCGGTCCGTTTACTCATTATTAGAGTTCAAGAGCTTTAAAaacgttttccttttttttttgtaaaaagttatttcagttgaaaaagaaagagaaataggCCTACCTAACAAATGAATTACAGCTGATACACAGCATgccttccctccctctctctctctctctctctctctctctctctctctctctctctctctgcctcctgCAACAAACAGCCCACAGTCTCCTCTCTTCCTCCGTCTCTGACCTTCAGGGTTGGGAAAAGCCAGTAAAAATGCATCCAATTAGTGCTTGTTAAT encodes the following:
- the LOC113120026 gene encoding claudin-4-like produces the protein MVNTGMQLISFTFAVTGWVMAIAVTALPQWKVTAFIGSNILTSEIIWQGIWMNCIYQTTGHMQCKTYDSMLALPPDIQAARALMCIAIFLGWLSCTVSCCGMKCTTCAGDDRHAKAGIALSGGVLFILTGLCVLVPVSWTANTVVQDFYNPNVPLQHKQELGQAIYLGWAAAVILMISGAVLSSTCPHIERGGYRHGYIGRSFANSRPSAPDLPKPIITSTQPLKAYV
- the airim gene encoding uncharacterized protein C1orf109 homolog gives rise to the protein MSSAVLLSLHQQLKKCFETLIANKSVWDSELAECKPLMSSLGNLAVQLKALKNVQIANTPLANFPSLQERLHYKLSLAVDAVLGKLAEKMDALQRLRDAISQQVSAVFQFYEKNTDTLDIAGCVSRSAICPSISDMLEWLQDADRCYRLQLVQRRNLLQALIPSDLTLMETAPKRWESLHSASGEERIADALCQVSFFMETE
- the cdca8 gene encoding borealin → MAPRKRTQNAKNKKNPKTPKLEAFLLDFDDEVHTIVERLKEKTNNLLKDADNLYKTALIKLPMAVRKLNWIEYCNIEKPKSPVDDSKVREEAAQVELAIAENHVIPKFAAKEAKSGANSEDENVAPLKSAVKKKKVSKKAPSTSKKARALSISKQSNTIQRSTRKPLITPARSLLESSIIGATPLITPRFDPRLPKTPALRLPHHREKVYSMSVNGSPIVGSGEDIVISVPLGNGECIQLLASEMDSVDLSQLDEKALRSIRNLQNRLTTLCGTK